A window of Capsicum annuum cultivar UCD-10X-F1 unplaced genomic scaffold, UCD10Xv1.1 ctg42669, whole genome shotgun sequence contains these coding sequences:
- the LOC124891957 gene encoding uncharacterized protein LOC124891957, which produces MVASQMLQNGYEPGKGLGVSLQGIINPVDPCGSRDSFGLGFKPTAVDRKWAKEQKKKDWKLTSPVPHISQSFMKAQKKENQYPYSNKDVDEICQGLKEMFHEVNMIQMGEGPSHTDVQFVGPNIKLTNWEATPLPTRKESCYVNTGSNNMACTWSSHLDPKKLSNLESANQTVDEYDE; this is translated from the exons atggtggctagccaaatgctacaaaatggttatgaaccgggaaaaggattaggggtttcgctgcaaggaattataaacccCGTAGATCCATGTGGTAGCCGTGACTCCTTtggcttaggctttaagcctaccGCGGTAGATAGAAAATGGGCaaaagagcagaagaagaaggattggaaattgacaagtccGGTTCCACACATCAGCCAATCTTTCATGAAagctcaaaagaaagaaaatcaatacccatattctaacaaggatgtggatgaaatatgtcaaggtctCAAGGAAATGTTTCATGAAGTAAACATGATTCAGATGGGTGAAGGCCCTAGCCATACAGATGTGCAGTTCGttgggccaaatatcaagctcactaactgggaagccactcctctccccacaaggaaggagtcttg TTATGTTAATACTGGCTCCAATAACATGGCATGTACGTGGAGTTCACATTTAGACCCTAAAAAGTTGTCTAATCTCGAATCAGCAAACCAAACGGTAGATGAATACGATGAAG